A window from Prochlorococcus marinus CUG1435 encodes these proteins:
- the kaiC gene encoding circadian clock protein KaiC gives MKDKKLGKSNKMQVQKLPTGIEGFDDVCRGGLPVSRSTLVSGTSGTGKTVFSLQYLHHGICNFDEPGIFVTFEESPLDIIRNAASFGWDLQELIDQNKLFILDASPDPDGQDVAGNFDLSGLIERISYAIRKYKAKRVAIDSITAVFQQYDAIYVVRREIFRLIARLKEIGVTTVMTTERVDDYGPIARYGVEEFVSDNVVLLRNVLESEKRRRTLEVLKLRGTIHMKGEYPFTMGIDGISVFALGAMRLTQRSSNIRISSGVKDLDDMCGGGYFQDSIILATGATGTGKTMLVSKFVEDAYNNNERAILFAYEESRAQLLRNATSWGIDFEKMESDGLLKIICAYPESTGLEDHLQIIKTQINQFKPKRMAIDSLSALARGVSLNAFRQFVIAVTGYTKQEEIAGFFTNTAEEFMGSHSITDSHISTITDTILLLQYVEIRGEMARALNVFKMRGSWHDKRIREFIITNKGPEIKDSFSNFEQIFSGAPHRVVPDQNVQNVFRGLENK, from the coding sequence ATGAAAGATAAGAAATTAGGTAAGTCAAATAAAATGCAAGTGCAAAAACTGCCTACAGGGATAGAAGGTTTCGATGATGTTTGTAGAGGAGGTCTCCCTGTATCAAGAAGTACACTCGTTAGTGGTACATCTGGAACTGGTAAAACTGTTTTTTCTCTTCAATACTTACACCATGGAATCTGCAATTTTGATGAACCTGGGATCTTTGTCACATTTGAGGAATCACCATTAGATATCATTAGAAATGCTGCAAGTTTTGGTTGGGATTTACAAGAATTAATTGATCAAAATAAGTTATTTATATTAGATGCTTCTCCTGACCCTGATGGACAGGATGTTGCTGGTAACTTTGACTTATCTGGTCTTATTGAGAGAATTAGTTATGCAATAAGAAAATATAAAGCTAAAAGAGTTGCAATAGATTCAATAACTGCAGTCTTTCAGCAGTATGACGCTATTTATGTTGTTAGAAGAGAAATTTTTAGATTAATAGCAAGACTTAAAGAAATAGGAGTAACAACAGTTATGACTACAGAAAGGGTTGATGATTATGGACCAATTGCTAGATATGGAGTAGAAGAATTTGTATCGGATAATGTTGTTTTATTAAGAAATGTTCTAGAGTCAGAGAAGAGAAGAAGAACTCTCGAAGTTTTGAAGTTGAGAGGCACTATACATATGAAAGGTGAATATCCATTTACTATGGGAATTGATGGTATAAGTGTGTTTGCCCTTGGAGCAATGAGATTAACGCAGCGATCCTCAAATATAAGGATTAGTTCTGGAGTTAAAGATCTTGATGATATGTGTGGCGGTGGATATTTTCAGGATTCCATCATCCTTGCTACAGGAGCTACTGGTACAGGTAAGACAATGCTTGTGTCAAAATTTGTAGAAGATGCTTATAACAATAATGAAAGAGCAATACTTTTTGCATATGAGGAATCTAGGGCTCAATTGCTTAGGAATGCTACTAGTTGGGGAATAGACTTTGAAAAAATGGAAAGTGATGGGTTATTAAAAATTATTTGTGCTTATCCTGAATCAACTGGTTTAGAAGATCACTTGCAAATCATAAAAACGCAAATTAATCAATTCAAACCAAAAAGAATGGCTATAGATTCACTCTCTGCATTAGCCAGAGGTGTAAGTTTGAATGCTTTTAGACAGTTTGTGATTGCAGTTACTGGGTATACAAAACAAGAGGAAATAGCAGGCTTCTTTACTAATACTGCGGAAGAATTCATGGGAAGCCATTCTATAACTGATTCTCACATATCAACAATTACGGATACTATATTACTACTTCAATATGTAGAAATTAGAGGTGAGATGGCTAGAGCTTTAAATGTATTTAAAATGAGGGGATCATGGCATGATAAACGAATAAGAGAATTTATTATTACAAATAAAGGGCCAGAAATAAAAGATTCTTTTTCTAATTTTGAACAAATATTTAGTGGTGCCCCTCATAGGGTTGTTCCTGATCAAAATGTTCAAAATGTCTTTAGAGGTCTAGAAAATAAATAG
- the kaiB gene encoding circadian clock protein KaiB has protein sequence MAARKTYILKLYVAGNTPNSMRALNTLKAILENEFKGVYALKVIDVLKQPQLAEEDKILATPTLAKILPPPVRKIIGDLSDREKVLIGLDLLFDELTESEYSGSK, from the coding sequence ATGGCAGCAAGGAAAACATATATTTTAAAACTCTATGTTGCTGGAAATACTCCTAATTCAATGAGAGCCTTAAATACCTTAAAAGCAATATTAGAAAATGAATTTAAAGGAGTTTATGCTTTAAAAGTTATTGATGTACTTAAGCAACCACAACTTGCAGAGGAAGATAAGATTTTGGCTACCCCAACTTTAGCTAAAATATTACCCCCACCTGTTAGAAAAATAATTGGGGACCTTTCAGATAGGGAGAAAGTTTTAATTGGCTTGGATCTTCTTTTTGATGAATTAACCGAAAGTGAATATAGTGGGAGTAAGTAA
- the rplU gene encoding 50S ribosomal protein L21, with translation MTKSKISSSNSSKSNELYAIAETSGQQFWFEVNRYYDIDRINAKEKDKITLEKVLLLKEKDSITIGKPYIKDAKIELEVVSHRRDKKILVYKMRPKKKTRKKMGHRQELTRVMVKSISLGKSSSKSSSKKEAKTKTEKPTN, from the coding sequence ATGACTAAATCTAAAATTTCCTCAAGCAATTCATCAAAAAGTAATGAATTGTACGCAATAGCAGAAACTTCAGGTCAACAATTTTGGTTTGAAGTTAACAGATATTATGATATTGACAGAATAAATGCTAAAGAAAAAGATAAAATCACGCTTGAAAAAGTTTTACTTTTAAAAGAAAAAGACTCAATAACTATTGGTAAACCTTACATAAAAGATGCAAAAATCGAATTAGAAGTTGTTTCACATAGGAGAGATAAGAAAATTCTTGTGTATAAGATGCGCCCCAAGAAAAAAACAAGAAAAAAGATGGGCCATAGACAAGAACTTACAAGAGTTATGGTAAAATCAATATCATTAGGTAAGAGTTCTTCTAAGTCATCCTCTAAAAAGGAAGCTAAAACAAAAACTGAAAAACCAACAAATTAA
- the rpmA gene encoding 50S ribosomal protein L27, with translation MAHKKGTGSTRNGRDSNSKRLGVKAYGGEKVSAGSILIRQRGTSFLPGVNVGKGKDDTLFALKEGIVSFESIKRNLRNRKRVNVVI, from the coding sequence ATGGCACATAAAAAAGGTACTGGCTCCACAAGAAACGGACGCGATTCAAATTCCAAAAGACTAGGAGTAAAAGCTTATGGTGGAGAAAAAGTATCTGCAGGTTCAATTCTAATTCGCCAAAGAGGCACATCCTTTTTACCTGGAGTCAATGTTGGCAAAGGCAAAGATGACACGCTATTTGCTCTCAAAGAAGGAATCGTAAGTTTTGAAAGCATTAAAAGAAATTTAAGAAATAGAAAAAGAGTTAACGTTGTTATTTAA
- a CDS encoding methyltransferase domain-containing protein: protein MEFLSIKECDLDGFLADAKMNLANLHPGDALSDVSDFYTEIVGERHIADLAAWHITSKDYIADTLKLQQRFSRDLVLDFGGGIGTHALANAMSSEVVHVFFVDINETNRNFVQFRAKELGVEKKFTFCKTIKDTQISKFDTIICLDVLEHLPDPASQIEIFNEIMDTNSVALFNWYFYKGEKNEYPFHIEDVQVVEKFFKTLQSNFIEVFHPILITTRAYKKFK, encoded by the coding sequence ATCGAATTCCTATCTATTAAAGAATGCGATTTAGATGGATTCCTTGCAGATGCAAAGATGAATTTGGCAAATTTACATCCTGGAGATGCTCTAAGTGATGTTTCAGATTTTTATACTGAGATTGTTGGAGAGAGGCATATAGCTGATTTAGCTGCTTGGCATATTACAAGCAAGGATTACATCGCTGACACATTGAAACTTCAGCAGAGATTTTCTAGGGATTTAGTTTTAGATTTTGGAGGAGGAATTGGAACGCATGCCTTAGCTAATGCTATGTCTTCAGAAGTAGTGCATGTTTTCTTTGTTGATATTAATGAAACGAATAGAAACTTTGTTCAATTCAGGGCTAAGGAATTAGGAGTCGAAAAAAAATTTACTTTTTGTAAAACAATCAAAGATACACAAATATCTAAATTTGATACGATAATTTGTCTCGATGTTTTGGAGCATCTTCCCGATCCAGCTTCTCAAATTGAAATTTTTAATGAGATTATGGATACTAATTCTGTTGCTCTATTTAATTGGTATTTTTATAAAGGAGAAAAAAATGAATATCCATTTCATATTGAAGATGTTCAAGTTGTTGAAAAGTTTTTTAAGACACTTCAATCAAATTTTATAGAAGTTTTTCATCCTATTCTTATAACTACTAGAGCTTATAAGAAATTTAAATAA
- the truB gene encoding tRNA pseudouridine(55) synthase TruB: METKDGFLIINKVKGCTSHDCVKEIRKLLKTKKVGHTGTLDPEVTGTLPIAIGSATRFIQYLPQGKTYIGKIKLGISTNTDDIHGEIIKQKAWPNISNEQLDQYLNKFRGIIKQIPPKVSSVHVNGERAYKKSFNNENFELAPREIKIDELLLIKWDQINGIIEIKIKCSAGTYIRSIARDLGKALNSEGCLLQLKRISACGFNEQNSIKISDIEKEKSIKNRVNFIIPTISALNHISTLELTKQEVDFWQTGRSIKVDINFLNKSKTFDYKEPIKVIDKRKNLLGIGFLNIEQVNINPKLVLNAK, encoded by the coding sequence ATGGAAACTAAAGATGGGTTCTTAATAATTAATAAAGTTAAAGGCTGTACCTCGCATGATTGTGTTAAAGAAATAAGGAAGTTACTAAAAACTAAAAAAGTTGGACACACAGGTACTCTTGATCCAGAAGTTACAGGAACATTGCCAATTGCAATAGGCAGTGCAACAAGATTTATTCAATATCTTCCTCAAGGAAAAACTTACATTGGAAAAATTAAATTAGGTATAAGTACTAACACAGATGATATCCACGGAGAAATAATTAAGCAAAAAGCATGGCCTAACATTAGTAATGAGCAGTTGGATCAATATTTAAATAAATTTAGAGGGATCATTAAACAAATTCCGCCAAAAGTTTCAAGTGTACATGTAAATGGTGAGAGAGCTTATAAAAAATCTTTTAATAACGAAAATTTTGAATTAGCGCCACGAGAAATAAAAATTGACGAACTTCTTCTTATTAAATGGGACCAAATAAATGGAATCATTGAAATAAAAATCAAATGTTCCGCAGGTACATATATAAGATCAATAGCAAGAGATTTAGGCAAAGCTCTTAATTCTGAGGGCTGCCTCCTACAACTAAAAAGAATTTCAGCTTGTGGCTTTAATGAACAAAACTCTATAAAAATATCTGATATAGAAAAAGAAAAAAGTATAAAAAACCGAGTTAATTTTATTATTCCCACAATTTCTGCTCTTAATCACATTTCAACATTAGAATTAACTAAACAAGAAGTTGATTTTTGGCAAACTGGAAGATCAATTAAAGTTGATATTAATTTCTTAAATAAAAGTAAAACTTTTGATTATAAAGAACCCATAAAGGTTATAGATAAAAGAAAAAATCTACTTGGAATAGGCTTTTTAAATATAGAACAAGTCAATATAAATCCAAAATTGGTCCTTAATGCAAAATAA
- a CDS encoding SpoIID/LytB domain-containing protein: MKITHKICLISIIIFYFPQTQTVLASTEPIISVLILKDKKIRIRSDKSIPLIIKGKRFANKKIKGLTLKKQNNKTSLFFDKHKQKIYNLKNEEKFVVRSSDSRGIWVGQKRYAGKLKIFIRDNDILVVNVLGLEKYLSSVVGSEMPAKWPLEALKAQAIASRTYALKQKGNPLYDIDSTNKNQVYIGLEARTYKTKRAVNSTRSLVLTYKNKLINSLFHSSSAGMTENSQDVWKNEYPYLSSVKDFDKNNPELRWDKKFSKSQLQKLFPRIGGIKQIEILNVTSTGRVKNVRIKGEFGTDQISGVDIRKRMNLKSTLVRFKFIEENKSKSSIESPKLLSTNLLKNEPLSHIVRVGDTLILIADQYDVSVESIVNLNNIKNSSLINIGQSLLIPRNSFNSSSSSEKILVVSGYGSGHGVGMSQWGAKYMANKGKKAKSILKHFYRGVEIKPFKKYFL; this comes from the coding sequence ATAAAAATTACTCATAAAATTTGTTTAATAAGCATAATAATCTTTTACTTTCCCCAGACCCAAACAGTTTTAGCTTCAACAGAACCAATCATAAGTGTACTTATTTTAAAAGACAAAAAGATTAGAATTAGGTCAGACAAATCAATTCCATTAATAATCAAAGGAAAAAGATTCGCAAACAAAAAAATTAAAGGCCTAACTTTAAAAAAACAAAATAATAAAACTTCTTTATTTTTTGATAAGCATAAACAGAAAATCTATAACTTGAAAAATGAAGAAAAATTTGTCGTGAGGTCTTCAGATAGTAGAGGTATTTGGGTTGGTCAGAAAAGATACGCAGGTAAATTAAAGATTTTTATACGTGATAATGACATATTGGTGGTAAATGTTCTTGGGCTTGAGAAGTATCTTAGTAGTGTGGTTGGTTCAGAAATGCCTGCAAAATGGCCTTTGGAAGCATTAAAAGCTCAAGCTATTGCATCAAGAACTTATGCCTTAAAGCAAAAAGGAAATCCCTTATACGATATTGATTCAACAAATAAGAACCAGGTTTATATTGGACTAGAGGCTCGGACATATAAAACTAAAAGAGCAGTAAACAGTACAAGATCATTAGTATTGACGTATAAAAATAAGTTAATTAATTCTTTATTTCATAGTAGTTCTGCTGGCATGACAGAAAATAGCCAAGATGTATGGAAAAATGAATATCCATATTTATCTAGCGTGAAAGACTTTGATAAAAATAATCCAGAACTTCGATGGGATAAAAAGTTCTCAAAATCTCAATTGCAAAAACTATTTCCAAGGATTGGAGGAATCAAACAAATCGAAATTCTAAATGTGACAAGTACTGGTCGAGTAAAAAATGTAAGAATCAAGGGTGAATTTGGCACTGATCAAATTTCAGGGGTTGATATTCGAAAAAGAATGAACCTTAAAAGTACTTTAGTAAGATTTAAGTTTATTGAAGAGAATAAGAGTAAATCTAGTATTGAGAGCCCTAAATTATTATCAACAAATTTATTAAAAAATGAACCTCTTTCCCATATTGTTCGAGTTGGAGATACATTGATCCTTATTGCTGATCAATATGACGTAAGTGTTGAGTCAATAGTTAATTTAAATAACATTAAAAATTCATCATTAATAAATATAGGCCAAAGTTTATTAATTCCAAGGAATTCCTTTAATTCATCATCTTCTTCAGAAAAGATTTTAGTAGTTTCAGGATATGGATCTGGTCATGGAGTGGGGATGAGTCAATGGGGGGCGAAATATATGGCGAATAAGGGGAAAAAAGCAAAATCCATCTTAAAGCATTTTTATAGGGGAGTTGAAATTAAACCTTTCAAAAAATATTTTTTATAA
- the rnz gene encoding ribonuclease Z has protein sequence MNITFLGTSSGVPTLTRNVSSLALKLSQSSEVWLFDCGEGTQHQIMKSNIKSSQIKKIFITHMHGDHIYGLPGLLATLGLSGNSNGIDIYGPSELRGFINSALSSSSCKLSFPLHFVQVENYASQNKLLFENEKIKVNCACLKHKIPAYGYRVSEKDKPGIFDIKKAESMKIEPGPIYSELQQGKKVTLPDGRSFDGKEFCGPPRKGESFVYCTDTVFSESAVSLSNNADLLVHESTFSEEDESMAYEKLHSTTIMAAKTALLSNSKKLIITHLSPRYTNKNAITPKDLLQEAQKVFPNTHLAKDFLTAEIK, from the coding sequence GTGAACATCACCTTCCTAGGAACAAGTTCTGGAGTACCGACCTTAACAAGAAATGTCTCTTCATTAGCTCTTAAATTATCACAATCTTCAGAAGTTTGGCTTTTTGACTGTGGAGAGGGAACGCAGCACCAAATTATGAAGAGTAATATTAAATCCTCACAAATCAAGAAGATATTTATTACCCATATGCATGGAGACCACATTTATGGCTTACCTGGTCTTTTAGCTACTCTAGGTTTATCAGGGAATAGTAATGGTATTGATATTTACGGTCCGTCAGAGCTGCGAGGGTTTATAAATTCTGCACTTAGTAGTAGTTCTTGCAAATTATCGTTTCCATTGCATTTCGTGCAAGTCGAAAATTATGCATCGCAAAATAAATTATTATTTGAAAACGAGAAAATAAAAGTAAACTGCGCTTGCCTTAAACATAAAATACCTGCATATGGTTATCGAGTAAGCGAAAAAGACAAGCCCGGTATTTTTGATATCAAAAAGGCAGAATCTATGAAAATAGAGCCTGGGCCAATCTATTCAGAACTGCAACAAGGTAAGAAAGTTACATTACCTGATGGAAGATCATTTGATGGGAAAGAGTTCTGCGGACCTCCAAGGAAAGGTGAAAGTTTTGTTTATTGTACTGATACTGTCTTCAGCGAGTCAGCGGTATCATTATCAAACAATGCCGATTTACTCGTACATGAATCAACTTTTTCAGAGGAGGATGAAAGTATGGCCTACGAAAAATTACATTCCACAACAATCATGGCTGCAAAAACAGCATTATTATCGAATTCAAAAAAATTGATAATTACTCATCTAAGTCCAAGATATACTAATAAAAATGCAATAACACCAAAGGATTTACTTCAAGAAGCTCAAAAAGTTTTCCCAAATACTCACCTCGCCAAAGATTTTCTAACTGCAGAAATTAAATAA